GGGATCAATGCCAAGGTCCCATTCAGTGAATCGGACCCGATTTTTAACGCCATCTCGCCCTATGCCGCGACGAAGCTCGCCGGGGAAGCCCTCTGCCACGTTTACCATCACCTTTACGGCATTGATATCCCCTGCCTCCGCTTTTTTACTGTTTACGGTCCCCGCCAGAGACCGGATCTAGCCATTCATAAATTCACAAAATTCATCAATGAAGGCCGCCCAATCCAGCAATTTGGTGATGGCTCGACCAAACGTGATTACACCTTTGTGACCGATATCGTCGAGGGCATCTGCGCCGCACTTTATAAACCCGTTGGTTATGAAATCTTTAATCTCGGCAATAGCCACCCTACCCCCTTGCTCGACCTGATCGGGTTGATCGAACGCAACCTCGGAAAGGTCGCCAAAATCGAATACCTCCCCGAGCAACCCGGTGATGTCCCCATTACCTTCGCCGATGTCTCCAAAGCCAAAGACATGCTGGGGTATGAACCCCAAGTCCTGATCGAAGAAGGTATCGCCCGCTTTGTGGAATGGTTCCTAGAACAGAACGGTTGACAAGACCTAGTTCAGATTTGCGTCCTCAGATGTATCCTTTGAATGGATATTTTGCGCAAGTTTGAGCTCTTTCCCCTGACCCATCGTCGTATTCCTTTTGCGTATTCCGGTGAAAATTCCTATTGGCAGCGTGGGCAAATTGTTTAGAAATGGAGGTATGTCCGAGAGAGAAAAAATCACGCCTGAGATACTTAAAAGCTACAAAACTAGGCACAAACAAATCGTTGCACTGACCGCTTATGATTATCCGATATGCAAATTACTCGATGAATCGGGGGTAGATTTGATCTTGGTGGGAGACTCTCTCGGGATGGTCGTACTGGGATTCCCGGATACTACACATGTGACCATGGGACACATGATCCACCACACGAGGGCTGCCGCACGGGCAAAACCGAAAGCCCTGCTCGTCGCCGATCTACCATATCAAGCGTATGAATCCGCTGAACAGACTATCGATAATGCCCTTGCTCTGATGGAGGCAGGAGCGGAAGCTGTAAAAATCGA
This Verrucomicrobiota bacterium DNA region includes the following protein-coding sequences:
- a CDS encoding GDP-mannose 4,6-dehydratase, whose protein sequence is LYNEVNIQGTLRLLEIARHQGIKKFVFGSSSSVYGINAKVPFSESDPIFNAISPYAATKLAGEALCHVYHHLYGIDIPCLRFFTVYGPRQRPDLAIHKFTKFINEGRPIQQFGDGSTKRDYTFVTDIVEGICAALYKPVGYEIFNLGNSHPTPLLDLIGLIERNLGKVAKIEYLPEQPGDVPITFADVSKAKDMLGYEPQVLIEEGIARFVEWFLEQNG